Genomic DNA from Paracoccus sp. MBLB3053:
AGAAGATCAGGCCGAACGCGAACAGACCGACAAGACCCAGCCTGACGGGGCCGTTCAGATCGAGCCGAGCCAGCGGCCCTGCATGGCTGGCAAGCGTCCCTGCCTCGGACAATGTGGCAAAGGGCAGGGACTTCACCGTGATCGCATCGCCGCGGGATTCGTCCAGACCCACCGCCGATGCGACGAGTTCGCGGATCGCCTTGAGATCCTCTTCGGGACGGGGCGCGAGTTCTGCGTTTCCGGAGGCATCCGGTCGCGGCACGCCGTTGACCAGAACCGCAACGGTCAGGCGCCTGACCGATCCGGGCTGGCGGTGGATTTCACGCGTGACCTTGCTGACCTCGAAATTCGATCTCTGGCGGGTTTCGGACCGCGAGGAGCGGCTTTCCTCGCCCTTGTCATCCTGGCTTTCGGGCAGGTTCGAAGCTGCTGTGACATTGCCGGCAAGGGCGTTGCTGCTCTGGTCGGCCGATTCCTGGCTTTCCTGCGAGATCAGGGCGCGTTCCAGGGGGTCGAAACGCTGCTCGGTCATTTGCTCGGTTTCGGTCATCACGTCGAGGTTCAGCTCGACGATCGCGTTGCCGGGCCCGACATGCGCTTCCAGGATGCGCTCGACATTCCGCTTCATCTCGGATGCGCGGTCTTCGCCGCCGAGATCGTCGCTTGCCGCCACGACGCCGCGTTCGCTGTCGATCACCGTCACCGCATCGGGAAACATGCCCGGTACCCCTGACGATACGAGGAATTTGAGGGCCTTGGCCTGGCTGTGATTGATGGGGCTGCCATCTGTCGTGAGCGTGACTGACGCGCTGGCCTGCGCTTCGCGGCGGTAGCCCCGACCGCTCGGCACGGCGAGATGCACGCGGGCCGAGCTGACATTGGGCAAGGCAAGGATGGTTCGTGCAAGCTCGCCTTCCTTGGCACGCCAGTAGGCCGCGTCAAACATCTGAGAGGTGGTGCCGAATCCCGACATGCCGTCTAGGATTTCGTAGCCGCTTCCTCCGGCCGCGGGCAGGCCCGCAGCGGCAAGCGTCATGCGCAAGGCGTCGCGCCGATCCTGCTGGACCCAAATCGAATCGCCCCGGATCTGATAGGCGGCGCCGGATTTTTCGACTGCCTCCAGGACCGAGCCGGCTTGCTGAGGGTCCAGGCCCGAATAGAGCAACGCGAGCTGCGGTCTGCTGGCGAGCCATGAAAGGCCGATGATGGCGACGAAGGTCGTGAGGAAGGCCGCCACCAGAACGGCACGCTGTGGCATGCTTCGTTCGCGCCAATAGTCCTGAAGCTTCAGCAAAACATCGTCCTCTCGAATCGGCTGGATCTGCCATGGAAGAAGTCTTGCCACGGGGGCGATTAAGAATTGGTTAGCCCGCCGGTGCTATCCGATGACCAATCAGTCGGAGAATCACATGAGCACCACCGTCTCGCCGGAGATGCTGCCATCCCGAAGCAGGATCCGCAGGCTTCTGCCCGTAGCCGCAGGCCTTCTGCTGCTGGCTGCAGGGTTTGCCACGACATTTCTGGGCTACTGGTCACCGACCTCGCTGTTCAGGCAGGAACACCGTCAGGCAGAGGGTGCCGAGCTTCCCTCCGTGCATTTCGTGAGCCTGCCGCAGATCGTCCTGACGCTCTCGGGGCCGCAGATGCGCACCCTGGTCATGTCTGTGAAGCTGGAAACCGACCCCGAAAACAGGGCGAGCGTAGAGATGCTCGTTCCGCGACTGGCCGATACGTTCAACAGCTTCCTGGCCGGGATCGAACCTTCAGCCTTCGAGCGCAGGGGAATTCTCGACATCATCCGGGACGAGATGGGGAATCGGGCGGTGCAGATACTTGGCGACAAGGCGTTCAGCGACGTTCTCATCACCGAGTTCCGCGTCCAATGACCTTCTCTCATCTTTTCCAGGCGATGTTCTTGTCCTTTGCGGCCGGGCTTTGCGTATTTTGTTTCGTGCTTGCGCGGCGGCTGCGGCGTCTCAATGACCTTGAAACCGGGTTGGGCGGTGCCATCGCGGTCATGTCAAGCGAGATCAGCCGGCTGGAGGCGGCGATCATCGCAGCCAAGGCCGAGGCGATGCAGGCGACCCAGGCTCTTGCCGACGAGATCGAGCGCGCAAAGCAGGAGCGCGCCTTCTGGGTTCTGCAGAAGAAATTTGCCGAAAGTTCGAAGGCGGGCCCGACGAGGCTTCGCCGCAGACGGCGCCAGACCGAGGAGGCGATGCTTGATGGCTAGGAAACTTCTTCCGCTTCTGGGCGGCGTCATGGCGCTTGCCCTGGCAGGTCAGGCCGTCACCCTGATCGAATGGAAGCGTGGTTTGCGCGCCAATGCCGAACCCACATCGCTGCTGGCGGGATGCAGCGACGTGCCCGAGGCGGTCGCATTGGCCGAGACACTGCATCAGCGCGGATTGCGGATCGAGCGCTACATGCATGCGATCGAGCAGCGCAAGGCCGAGCTGGTCGAGGCCGAAAAGGAACTGACCGAAACGCTGGTCGGACTGCGTAACGCGCGCCGCGAGGCTGACGGACGTGAAAGCGGCACGCAGCAGGCACAGGCGGATGACATCGCCCGGATCATTGCGGTCTATGACGAAATGAAGCCCGAGCAGGCGGCCTTGGTTCTGGCCAACCTGCCCGCCGATTTCGCCGCACAGATCCTGATGCGGGTCCAGCCCGAGAAGGGTGCGAAGATCATGGCATCGGTCGATCCGGGTCAGGCGGCGGTCCTGACTTCTTACATGGGCGCGGCACGCGTCGGCAGCAGGTAGGACAGCCATGCTTGGAATGATCGGTATCGTCCTGACCTTCGCGATGGTCTTTGGGGGCTATATCCTTGCCGGGGGGAAGCTGGGGGTGATCCTGCATTCGCTGCCCTACGAGATGATGATGATCGGCGGCGCTGCGGTCGGTTCGTTCCTGCTGTCGAATGAGACATCCGTGATCAAGCAGGCCCTTGGCGGGATTGGACGCTCTCTCAAGGGGCCCAAATGGCATGAGACGGACCTGCAGGATGTGCTATGCCTGCTTTTCCAGCTCTTGCGGATGGCGCGCAGCAATCCCGCGGAACTTGAAAGCCATATCGAAGACCCCGACAACTCGCCGGTTTTCCAGGCGTTCCCAAGGCTCCTTGCCGATGCGCAGGTGGTGTCGCTGATTGCCGACACGCTGCGTTCCGCCAGCCTCAACTACGATGACCCCTATCAGGTCGAGGAAATGCTGGCCCAACGGATCGGCCTGATGAAGGAGGAAACGCTGCACGCCCCGCATGCGCTTCAAAGCATGGCCGATGCCCTGCCGGCGCTCGGGATTGTCGCGGCGGTGCTGGGCGTCATCAAGACCATGAGCTCGATCGATCAGCCACCCGAGGTGCTTGGTGGCATGATCGGCGGTGCGCTGGTCGGGACGTTCCTGGGGGTTTTTCTGGCCTATGCCATCGTCGCCCCCTTTGCCCACAGGCTGCAGTCAGTGACGAAGCAGGATCACGCCCTTTACGACGTGATCAAATCGGTGCTTGTCGCCGGTTTGCACCAGCATGCGACGAACCTCTGCGTCGAAGTCGGAAGACAGACTGCCCCAGAACATGTTCGCCCGAGCTTCGGTGATCTCGAAAACGCGCTGCGCGATCTCAAGAGGGCGTCGTGATAGGGGCGCTGCTAATTTCTGCCAGCCTGACGGTGACAGCGGCATCCCCGGCCTCGGGCAATGAAGATGCAGCGGCAGCCTTCATCAAGGACGCGACCGGATGGCTGCTCAACGGGGATGACCTGCCGGAAGGACTGGACGCGCGGCTTCAGGCTCTTGAACCGTCCGAAAGGCTGCGCGCGATCATCTTTTTGAGGCGCTCGGGGCTTTATTCGGGCACGGGTTGGACGATCGAGCGCGTGCTGGCTCCGGCCCTGTCGTCGGAGACCGGCCCTTGACAGAAACGACGCAAAACTCGGTTTCGTTGCGCCCGCTTGCGATCACCGGCGGGCTGGTGGTGATCGTCCTTTCGATGGTTCTGCCGATGCCGGCCCGGGTGCTTGACGTGGGGATCGCGCTTTCTATCGCGGTCGCGACGCTCACTCTCGTCATGGCGTCTCTGGTCGAGAAGCCCACCGACTTCCAGGCCTTCCCGCTGCTGCTTCTCGTGTCGCTTCTGCTGCGCCTGTCGCTCAATGTCTCGTCCACCCGGTTGATCCTCACCGACGGACAGAACGGCCCAGCGGCAGCAGGCCAGGTCATCAACGGCTTTGCCGAATTCGTCGCCGGAGGTTCGCTTCTGGTCGGGTTGACGGTTTTCGGTGTGATCTCCGTCGTGAACTTCATGGTCATCACCAAGGGCTCG
This window encodes:
- the fliF gene encoding flagellar basal-body MS-ring/collar protein FliF, coding for MLKLQDYWRERSMPQRAVLVAAFLTTFVAIIGLSWLASRPQLALLYSGLDPQQAGSVLEAVEKSGAAYQIRGDSIWVQQDRRDALRMTLAAAGLPAAGGSGYEILDGMSGFGTTSQMFDAAYWRAKEGELARTILALPNVSSARVHLAVPSGRGYRREAQASASVTLTTDGSPINHSQAKALKFLVSSGVPGMFPDAVTVIDSERGVVAASDDLGGEDRASEMKRNVERILEAHVGPGNAIVELNLDVMTETEQMTEQRFDPLERALISQESQESADQSSNALAGNVTAASNLPESQDDKGEESRSSRSETRQRSNFEVSKVTREIHRQPGSVRRLTVAVLVNGVPRPDASGNAELAPRPEEDLKAIRELVASAVGLDESRGDAITVKSLPFATLSEAGTLASHAGPLARLDLNGPVRLGLVGLFAFGLIFFLLRPVRRARAQEAARAALDETRPIPITSVPDRGADAPASATVAEIDFAPLGHDNGDPVARLRELMKSRKEESLKLLSGWIEKPEDA
- a CDS encoding flagellar basal body-associated FliL family protein, with the translated sequence MSTTVSPEMLPSRSRIRRLLPVAAGLLLLAAGFATTFLGYWSPTSLFRQEHRQAEGAELPSVHFVSLPQIVLTLSGPQMRTLVMSVKLETDPENRASVEMLVPRLADTFNSFLAGIEPSAFERRGILDIIRDEMGNRAVQILGDKAFSDVLITEFRVQ
- a CDS encoding MotE family protein; this translates as MARKLLPLLGGVMALALAGQAVTLIEWKRGLRANAEPTSLLAGCSDVPEAVALAETLHQRGLRIERYMHAIEQRKAELVEAEKELTETLVGLRNARREADGRESGTQQAQADDIARIIAVYDEMKPEQAALVLANLPADFAAQILMRVQPEKGAKIMASVDPGQAAVLTSYMGAARVGSR
- the motA gene encoding flagellar motor stator protein MotA — its product is MLGMIGIVLTFAMVFGGYILAGGKLGVILHSLPYEMMMIGGAAVGSFLLSNETSVIKQALGGIGRSLKGPKWHETDLQDVLCLLFQLLRMARSNPAELESHIEDPDNSPVFQAFPRLLADAQVVSLIADTLRSASLNYDDPYQVEEMLAQRIGLMKEETLHAPHALQSMADALPALGIVAAVLGVIKTMSSIDQPPEVLGGMIGGALVGTFLGVFLAYAIVAPFAHRLQSVTKQDHALYDVIKSVLVAGLHQHATNLCVEVGRQTAPEHVRPSFGDLENALRDLKRAS